A stretch of Malus sylvestris chromosome 11, drMalSylv7.2, whole genome shotgun sequence DNA encodes these proteins:
- the LOC126589430 gene encoding uncharacterized protein LOC126589430 — MHWESCTRACTNAYITLPAKDEFRGNPVTRVYAHWWSKVHHEDLGMASGTNSSHSRHDASKEGSFATPMQLVPFDRASATPLQDRPVALVRQHLCSSPHHLDTSEEASDEVDSYEDGLVLRRRQQVLNKRPLEVAQVDSDVNFRHKKKEVFRPPQSDGRVSSEKDVGPSCSFDLATAGVHFYMDMLLGGNLPTDGEIGDPPGEELVQNSPNLPSLPCVGEGVQESIIRPAPLPASSAISLRGPNLNGTEQFIHRLKLRAALDVKSHIESRISKCSLEDLSLLEEDLSKLVSTIDNLNVDSSSLRIRIAELMATSTEYSSLRAISLKKLSPDDRAQQLAAIDLSLARVRSSQQVASGDYQVT; from the exons atgcattgggagtcttgtaccCGTGCCTGTACGAATGCTTATATCACCCTGCCAGCCAAGGACGAGTTCAGGGGTAATCCAGTGACTCGTGTTTACGcgcattggtggtcaaaggtacaTCATGAGGATTTGGGGATGGCAAGTGGTACTAATTCTTCCCATTCACGCCATGATGCGTCGAAAGAAGGCAGTTTTGCGACTCCTATGCAGCTGGTACCTTTTGATCGTGCGAGTGCAACTCCCTTGCAAGACAGACCTGTGGCTTTAGTCCGTCAACACTTGTGCTCGTCTCCTCACCATTTGGACACTTCTGAAGAGGCGAGTGACGAAGTTGATTCGTATGAAGATGGACTTGTTTTGCGGCGGCGGCAACAAGTTTTAAACAAACGACCACTTGAAGTTGCTCAGGTTGACAGCgatgtcaattttcgtcataaAAAGAAAGAAGTGTTTAGGCCTCCCCAATCCGATGGTCGTGTGTCTTCAGAGAAAGAT gttgggccttcttgttcttttgatttggcGACCGCGGGTGTTCACTTCTATATGGATATGCTACTTGGAGGCAATCTACCTACAGACGGGGAGATTGGGGATCCGCCCGGTGAAGAGCTCGTTCAAAATTCGCCCAATCTTCCAAGCCTGCCGTGTGTAGGTGAAGGCGTACAAGAGTCCATCATACGTCCAGCACCTTTGCCAGCTAGTTCTGCGATTTCTTTGAGAGGGCCGAACCTTAATGGTACCGAGCAATTTATCCATCGCCTCAAACTTCGTGCTGCCTTGGATGTCAAAAGCCATATTGAGAGTAGGATTTCGAAGTGCTCGCTGGAAGACCTTTCATTGCTCGAAGAAGATTTGTCGAAGCTCGTTTCTACGATTGACAATCTTAATGTTGATTCTTCGTCTTTGAGGATCAGGATCGCCGAACTTATGGCCACCTCCactgagtattcttccttgcgCGCTATTTCCTTGAAGAAGTTGAGCCCAGATGATCGAGCTCAACAGCTTGCAGCAATAGACTTGTCCTTAGCCCGAGTCCGGTCTTCTCAGCAAGTTGCTTCGGGAGATTATCAAGTCACATAG